The Podarcis raffonei isolate rPodRaf1 chromosome 2, rPodRaf1.pri, whole genome shotgun sequence genome window below encodes:
- the C2H6orf47 gene encoding uncharacterized protein C6orf47 homolog — protein sequence MFLSRAKSWLPGLPWRRGKAKDVKKEEEELQGELEESTAPPKPRWWSGRRLLGAIGWGQSSAAGESSLLARIPQHLSPPKASVESPEHLQICFNFTRHLFDLCVVTLLCASSPAFRLVLDILGFGGPLKVWLHGFACFLVTAYGMYLALWLVQEYLVQFACLYGFLQTLVLCVSIQAGGSEPPEEKESIDSDPAKEEELSAAGTGKQSPPL from the coding sequence ATGTTCCTTAGCAGAGCCAAGTCATGGCTCCCTGGACTGCCTTGGCGACGAGGAAAGGCGAAGGACgtgaaaaaggaagaggaggaattgCAGGGGGAGCTGGAGGAAAGCACGGCGCCCCCAAAACCAAGATGGTGGAGCGGCCGACGCCTCTTGGGCGCTATTGGCTGGGGCCAAAGTTCCGCTGCTGGAGAGAGCTCCCTATTGGCCAGGATACCTCAGCACCTCTCGCCGCCGAAAGCATCCGTCGAATCGCCAGAGCACTTGCAGATCTGCTTCAACTTCACCCGCCATCTTTTTGACCTGTGCGTGGTGACTTTGCTCTGTGCCTCGTCCCCGGCCTTCCGGCTGGTTTTGGATATCCTGGGGTTCGGGGGCCCTCTGAAGGTCTGGCTCCACGGCTTTGCCTGCTTCTTAGTCACCGCTTACGGGATGTACTTGGCCCTGTGGCTGGTGCAGGAGTACCTCGTGCAGTTTGCCTGCCTCTATGGCTTCCTGCAGACCCTGGTCTTGTGTGTCAGTATCCAGGCTGGTGGGTCTGAGCCCCCAGAGGAGAAAGAGTCCATCGACTCCGACCCAGCCAAGGAAGAGGAACTGTCGGCAGCCGGCACAGGCAAGCAGTCACCGCCGCTATAA